From the Streptomyces sp. KMM 9044 genome, one window contains:
- a CDS encoding Gfo/Idh/MocA family protein, with amino-acid sequence MTNKPVRVALVGTGGIAEGAHLPALAAQGDRVQVVAACDVDPDRVKSFCDTHGIPGSYTDLGEMLKNTRPDLVHLCTPPSLHAEQARQCLLAGAWVWLEKPPCLSLAEYDLITEAERLGGAYASVVFQHRFGAAGRHATDLIASGGLGRPLVAHCSTTWYRSHAYYEVPWRGTWDSEGGGPTMGHGIHQMDLLLALLGDWSEVTAMAGRLDRDVETEDVSMAIVRFDSGTLATVVNSVLSPREESYIRVDLTDATVEVEHLYGYRNDDWTYTPAPHVDDQERIARWSAPAGDEPSSHAAQLTALLDAYDRGERPPVSGADGRRTLELVTAVYRSAFTRTTVARADLTPADPFYHRLHGDTDGWAPSPSCSSTESE; translated from the coding sequence ATGACGAACAAACCCGTACGGGTCGCCCTGGTGGGCACCGGCGGCATAGCGGAGGGTGCGCACCTGCCCGCCCTGGCCGCCCAGGGTGATCGCGTACAGGTCGTCGCCGCCTGCGACGTCGACCCCGACCGTGTCAAGTCGTTCTGCGACACCCACGGCATCCCCGGCTCCTACACGGATCTGGGAGAGATGCTCAAGAACACCCGGCCGGACCTGGTGCACCTGTGCACACCGCCGAGCCTGCACGCCGAACAGGCCCGGCAGTGCCTGCTGGCGGGTGCCTGGGTATGGCTGGAGAAGCCGCCCTGTCTGTCCCTGGCCGAGTACGACCTGATCACCGAGGCCGAGCGGCTGGGCGGCGCCTACGCCAGCGTGGTGTTCCAGCACCGCTTCGGCGCGGCGGGTCGACACGCGACCGATCTGATCGCCTCCGGCGGCCTCGGCCGCCCGCTGGTCGCGCACTGCAGCACCACCTGGTACCGCTCGCACGCCTACTACGAGGTGCCGTGGCGCGGCACCTGGGACAGCGAGGGCGGCGGTCCGACCATGGGCCACGGCATCCACCAGATGGACCTACTGCTGGCGCTGCTCGGGGACTGGAGCGAGGTGACCGCCATGGCGGGCCGACTGGACCGCGACGTGGAGACCGAGGACGTCTCGATGGCGATCGTGCGGTTCGACAGCGGCACGCTGGCGACCGTGGTCAACAGCGTGCTGTCCCCGCGCGAGGAGAGCTACATCCGCGTGGACCTCACCGACGCCACCGTAGAGGTCGAGCACCTGTACGGCTACCGCAACGACGACTGGACCTACACCCCGGCCCCGCATGTGGACGACCAGGAGCGCATCGCCCGCTGGTCGGCTCCCGCCGGCGACGAACCCAGTTCCCACGCCGCCCAGCTGACCGCCCTGCTCGACGCCTACGACCGGGGCGAGCGACCCCCGGTGAGCGGTGCGGACGGTCGGCGCACGCTGGAGCTGGTGACCGCCGTCTACCGCTCGGCGTTCACGCGTACCACCGTCGCGCGCGCGGACCTGACTCCGGCGGACCCCTTCTACCACCGGCTGCACGGCGACACCGACGGCTGGGCCCCCAGCCCGTCCTGCTCCTCCACCGAAAGCGAGTGA
- a CDS encoding ABC transporter permease translates to MTAEITARRRHAFTLTGAVTWTGLWTFIGGLLVAVLVVVLASFTQQLSSGWLPAQVTTTWYSGAWSYFDLPSLLTTTLIVAVAVVALSLLVAIPTAFALSRLDFPGKRLVLVLFLVPQVIPTMSYAVPLATLVYQLRLNDTIAGLVLVNLVPALPFAVLVLIPFVDQIDPRVEDAARVFGAGMRQVFLRVLTPLMVPGLLAAGVLVLVRVVGQFELTFLVAGPNSQTIVVALFGASLQAGQLPSQQIDAMAVVYMLTTLVLLMIALRFVDPTSVAARNRR, encoded by the coding sequence ATGACCGCCGAGATCACCGCGCGCCGCCGTCACGCCTTCACTCTCACCGGTGCGGTCACCTGGACAGGTCTGTGGACGTTCATCGGCGGTCTGCTGGTCGCTGTGCTGGTGGTCGTCCTGGCGTCGTTCACCCAGCAGCTCAGCAGCGGGTGGCTGCCGGCACAGGTCACCACCACGTGGTACTCCGGCGCATGGTCCTACTTCGACCTCCCGAGTCTGCTGACCACGACGCTGATCGTCGCGGTCGCCGTGGTGGCGCTGTCGCTCCTGGTGGCGATCCCGACGGCCTTCGCTCTGTCCCGGCTGGACTTCCCCGGCAAGCGCCTGGTGCTGGTGCTGTTCCTGGTGCCCCAGGTCATCCCGACCATGAGCTACGCCGTGCCGCTGGCCACCTTGGTGTACCAGCTGCGGCTCAACGACACCATCGCCGGGCTCGTGCTGGTGAACCTGGTGCCGGCGCTTCCCTTCGCCGTCCTGGTCCTCATCCCGTTCGTGGACCAGATCGACCCACGCGTCGAGGACGCCGCCCGCGTGTTCGGCGCGGGGATGCGCCAGGTGTTCCTGCGGGTGCTGACCCCGCTGATGGTTCCCGGCCTGCTGGCCGCCGGTGTGCTGGTCCTGGTCCGCGTGGTCGGCCAGTTCGAGCTGACCTTCCTGGTCGCCGGACCCAACAGCCAGACCATCGTCGTGGCCCTGTTCGGGGCATCGCTGCAGGCAGGCCAACTTCCCTCGCAGCAGATCGACGCGATGGCCGTCGTGTACATGCTCACCACGCTCGTCCTGCTCATGATCGCCCTGCGGTTCGTCGACCCGACATCCGTCGCCGCACGCAACCGCCGTTGA